The genomic DNA ATTTATCCATTCTTTTTTCCTCCATTCTCCAACGGTATAAATAAGTCCTCCATCGTTGTACCTAATTGCTTTGCGATGTCAAATGCTAACTGTAAACTTGGATCATATTTGTTGTTCTCAATTGCATTAATTGTTTGCCTACTTACATTACATAACTCTGCTAATTTTCCTTGTGAAACACTCCTTTTTTCCCTGTATTCTTTAATTTTATTTTCCAT from Aneurinibacillus sp. REN35 includes the following:
- a CDS encoding helix-turn-helix transcriptional regulator — encoded protein: MENKIKEYREKRSVSQGKLAELCNVSRQTINAIENNKYDPSLQLAFDIAKQLGTTMEDLFIPLENGGKKNG